A region of Lacinutrix sp. Hel_I_90 DNA encodes the following proteins:
- a CDS encoding outer membrane beta-barrel protein, giving the protein MKPLNYILILFLSTSLFAQETAPEPTEKKFSFEGSVDVYYRANITAPNDTNQIAPGTSFADTAGFSLGMGNLIASYEKGKVGAVADLVFGPRGEAASATVLNQLYAFWNVSESTKITFGKFNTFLGYEVISPVGNFNYSTSYLFSNGPFSHTGVKADFSLSEDLSLMLGVFNQTDVTEFNPDGSYAVGAQMGYSGQYLNLLYDKAGLGYEVDYTGGFDATEDFFIGINAAYTDNEGDGFYGAALYPQYTLNNAFAIGLRGEYFATQSDLVSDDPSVLAITLTGSYSVEDLIIKPELRLDNGSEDIFIDTDLMPTKSLASFVMAAIYKF; this is encoded by the coding sequence ATGAAACCATTAAATTACATTCTAATTTTATTCTTGTCAACCAGTTTATTTGCTCAAGAAACAGCACCAGAACCTACAGAGAAAAAATTTAGTTTTGAAGGCAGTGTGGACGTCTATTATAGAGCCAATATTACTGCCCCAAATGACACCAATCAAATTGCACCCGGAACGTCTTTTGCCGACACCGCTGGGTTTTCTCTAGGCATGGGAAATCTCATTGCTTCCTACGAAAAGGGTAAGGTAGGCGCTGTTGCAGATCTAGTCTTTGGTCCCCGAGGAGAAGCAGCCAGTGCGACTGTATTGAATCAACTCTATGCTTTTTGGAATGTGAGTGAATCTACAAAGATAACCTTTGGTAAATTCAATACGTTTTTAGGCTACGAAGTCATCTCTCCTGTAGGGAATTTTAACTACAGCACCTCTTACCTGTTTTCTAATGGGCCTTTTTCGCATACGGGCGTTAAAGCTGATTTTTCATTATCAGAAGACCTTAGCTTAATGTTAGGTGTTTTTAACCAAACGGATGTCACAGAATTCAATCCAGACGGAAGCTATGCGGTTGGTGCACAAATGGGTTATTCAGGTCAGTATTTAAATCTTTTATACGATAAAGCTGGCTTAGGTTACGAAGTGGATTATACTGGTGGCTTTGATGCTACAGAAGATTTCTTTATTGGAATTAATGCTGCTTATACAGATAATGAAGGTGACGGTTTTTATGGCGCGGCACTTTACCCACAATACACTTTAAATAACGCTTTTGCTATAGGCTTACGTGGCGAATATTTTGCGACACAAAGCGATTTAGTGAGCGATGACCCCAGCGTTTTAGCAATCACTCTAACAGGAAGTTATAGTGTTGAAGATTTAATTATTAAACCAGAAT
- the gltB gene encoding glutamate synthase large subunit, giving the protein MLKKQGLYLPEFEHDNCGAGFICSLKGNKSNNIIHKALEILEKLEHRGAVSSDGKTGDGAGILIDIPHEFFVKNCDFNLPQFGAYAVSNVFLPKRENQRKYCIEKFESYIVGQGLEILGWRNVPVDSLVIGEIAAETEPFIKQLFIGKSDKEQTDFTFNLKLFTARKQAEHHIYNSKLSESARFYVPSLSTKIIIFKGLLIPEDIKLYYTDLQDPSLVTRLALVHQRFSTNTFPTWDLAQPFRYMCHNGEINTLRGNVSRTLSRQELMESDWFGEDIKSIFPVILPGKSDSAQMDMVVELLLMTGRSLPEVMMILVPEAWEKNPDMSEAKRAFYEYNSCIMEPWDGPASIPFTDGNYIGAVLDRNGLRPSRYSVTKDGFVIMSSETGVIEIDPKNIEKHGRLEPGKMFLVDMNQGRIINDEEIKEAIVSKQPYKEWLDKNLVHLRDIPAKKGEIKHKEDDLLTRQVVFGYTEEDLRVLIQPMAQLGKEPIGSMGNDTPIAILSERPQLIYNYFKQLFAQVTNPPLDGIREQLITDISLTLGSDTNLFKINEDQCRKLKIQNPVISKHDLDKIKNYKSNPDFVVTTIPILYEVDKGLNELESALEHLVKQASKAIDEGGNIIILSDRGVSKNLAPIPALLACSYVNHELYKIGKRAKVSLIIESAEPREVHHFALLFGYGASAINPYIVNEIVYDQVQAKDIEDLSYLTAIKNYNKAVGMGILKVMNKIGISTLNSYRGSQLFECIGLNTKVVNDYFPNTVTRIQGIGLREIEKEIYKRHKRAYKTEVVEADLSLDFGGQYKWRRDGEKHLFNPLSISKLQESVRSNKHSSYKEYSNLINEQTKQLMTIRGLFEFTNFDPIPIEEVEPWTAIVKRFKTGAMSYGSISKEAHENLAIAMNRIGGKSNSGEGGEDEERFYKDPNGDWKNSAIKQVASGRFGVTSNYLTNASEIQIKMAQGAKPGEGGQLPGPKVNPDIAKTRNSTPYVGLISPPPHHDIYSIEDLSQLIYDLKSANRAARINVKLVSEVGIGTVAAGVAKAKGDVILISGHDGGTGASPLTSLKHAGLPWELGLAEAQQTLVMNNLRNRVVLECDGQLKTGRDVAIACLLGAEEFGFATAPLVASGCIMMRVCHLNTCPVGIATQNPELRKKFNGKPEHVVNFMYFVAQELREIMAQLGFRTVNEMVGQAQKLNRNKTIDFYKSNGLDLSPILHKVAVSEGTKLYNTEKQDHNLEKALDFKIIKQAHPALFRKERTVIDAKINNMDRAFGAIISNEISKIYGAQGLPDNTLKINFTGSAGQSFAAFATKGLNLVINGNANDYLGKGLSGAKVAVKVPDEATIVPEDNVIIGNVALYGATSGEAYINGKAGERFCVRNSGALAVVEGIGDHGCEYMTGGIAVILGEVGRNFGAGMSGGVAYVYDTKNTFEKHCNKEGLNLDPVTETKDVLELKALVENHYNATLSSQAQRILENWEKELPKFIKVLPEEYKQALKRLEEEQNIKA; this is encoded by the coding sequence ATGCTTAAAAAACAAGGCTTGTATTTACCAGAATTTGAACACGATAATTGTGGTGCAGGATTTATATGCAGTCTAAAAGGAAATAAGTCTAATAATATCATTCATAAAGCACTCGAAATTTTAGAAAAGTTAGAGCATCGTGGTGCGGTAAGTAGCGACGGCAAAACAGGGGATGGCGCAGGTATTTTAATAGATATTCCGCATGAGTTTTTTGTAAAAAACTGTGATTTTAATTTACCTCAATTTGGAGCGTATGCTGTTAGTAATGTGTTTTTGCCAAAGCGGGAGAATCAACGGAAGTATTGCATCGAAAAATTTGAGTCTTATATCGTAGGTCAGGGGTTAGAAATTTTGGGTTGGAGAAATGTGCCAGTAGATTCCTTGGTTATTGGTGAAATTGCAGCAGAAACAGAACCGTTTATAAAACAACTATTTATTGGTAAGTCTGATAAAGAACAAACAGATTTCACCTTCAATTTAAAATTATTTACGGCTAGAAAACAAGCTGAACATCACATATATAATTCAAAACTATCTGAAAGCGCTCGCTTTTACGTGCCTAGTTTATCTACAAAAATCATCATTTTTAAAGGGCTTTTGATTCCTGAAGATATTAAACTGTATTATACAGACTTACAAGATCCTTCTTTAGTAACCCGATTGGCTTTGGTGCATCAGCGTTTTTCAACCAATACTTTTCCAACTTGGGATTTAGCACAACCCTTTAGATACATGTGTCATAATGGAGAAATTAATACACTCCGCGGAAATGTGTCACGCACGCTTTCACGTCAGGAGTTAATGGAGAGTGACTGGTTTGGTGAAGACATAAAAAGTATTTTTCCAGTTATATTGCCAGGAAAATCAGATTCTGCTCAAATGGATATGGTGGTCGAGTTGTTATTAATGACTGGGCGATCGCTCCCAGAAGTGATGATGATTTTGGTGCCTGAAGCTTGGGAAAAAAACCCAGATATGTCTGAAGCTAAACGTGCATTCTACGAGTATAATTCGTGTATTATGGAGCCATGGGATGGTCCGGCTTCAATTCCTTTTACAGACGGCAATTATATAGGTGCCGTTTTGGACCGAAATGGATTACGCCCATCAAGATACTCGGTTACGAAAGATGGTTTTGTTATTATGTCTTCAGAAACAGGAGTTATAGAAATTGATCCCAAAAACATTGAAAAACACGGCCGATTAGAACCTGGAAAGATGTTTTTAGTAGACATGAATCAGGGTCGAATTATTAATGATGAGGAAATTAAAGAGGCTATTGTGTCTAAACAGCCTTATAAAGAATGGTTAGATAAAAACTTGGTGCATCTTCGTGATATTCCAGCAAAAAAAGGAGAGATTAAGCATAAAGAAGACGATTTACTAACGCGTCAAGTGGTATTTGGCTATACCGAAGAAGATTTACGTGTCCTTATTCAGCCTATGGCGCAATTGGGAAAAGAACCTATCGGATCGATGGGTAATGATACGCCAATTGCGATTTTGTCAGAGCGGCCGCAGCTCATTTATAATTATTTCAAGCAATTATTTGCGCAAGTGACTAATCCGCCTCTAGACGGTATTCGTGAACAATTAATTACAGATATTAGTTTGACTTTAGGAAGTGATACGAACCTATTTAAAATAAACGAAGACCAGTGTAGGAAATTGAAAATTCAAAATCCTGTGATTTCAAAACACGATTTAGATAAGATAAAAAATTACAAATCTAATCCAGACTTCGTCGTAACCACAATTCCTATTTTATATGAAGTCGATAAGGGGTTAAACGAATTAGAAAGTGCACTTGAGCATTTAGTAAAGCAAGCGTCTAAAGCTATAGATGAAGGTGGAAATATTATCATTTTGTCCGATCGAGGGGTGAGTAAAAACCTTGCGCCAATTCCAGCGCTCTTAGCCTGTTCGTATGTGAATCACGAGTTATACAAAATAGGCAAGCGTGCTAAAGTTAGTTTGATTATCGAGTCTGCAGAGCCACGTGAAGTACATCATTTTGCATTACTGTTTGGTTATGGTGCTAGTGCCATTAATCCCTATATCGTAAACGAAATTGTTTATGATCAAGTACAGGCTAAAGATATTGAAGACTTAAGTTATTTAACGGCTATTAAAAATTACAACAAAGCTGTTGGCATGGGAATCCTTAAAGTGATGAACAAAATCGGAATTTCTACATTAAATTCTTACAGAGGTTCGCAGTTGTTCGAATGTATTGGATTAAACACAAAAGTTGTTAATGATTATTTCCCAAATACAGTGACCAGAATTCAAGGTATTGGTTTGCGTGAAATCGAAAAAGAAATCTATAAACGCCATAAAAGAGCCTATAAAACAGAAGTGGTGGAAGCTGATTTAAGTTTAGATTTTGGCGGACAATACAAATGGAGGCGAGATGGAGAAAAACACTTATTTAATCCCTTAAGCATTTCAAAATTGCAAGAATCTGTTAGGAGTAATAAACACAGTTCATATAAAGAATATTCCAATTTAATAAACGAACAGACCAAACAATTAATGACCATTCGTGGCTTGTTTGAGTTTACCAATTTTGATCCAATTCCTATAGAAGAAGTTGAGCCTTGGACGGCAATCGTAAAGCGTTTTAAAACAGGCGCCATGTCTTATGGGTCTATTAGTAAAGAGGCGCACGAGAATTTAGCAATTGCGATGAATCGTATTGGAGGAAAGAGTAACTCTGGTGAAGGCGGTGAGGATGAAGAACGTTTTTATAAGGATCCAAATGGCGATTGGAAAAACTCGGCAATCAAACAAGTAGCCTCAGGGCGATTTGGTGTTACGTCAAATTATTTGACGAATGCTTCTGAGATTCAAATAAAAATGGCGCAAGGTGCTAAACCTGGTGAAGGTGGTCAGTTACCTGGTCCTAAAGTAAATCCAGATATCGCAAAAACCAGAAATTCCACACCTTATGTTGGTTTAATTTCGCCACCACCACATCACGATATTTATTCTATTGAAGATTTATCACAATTGATATACGATTTAAAATCAGCAAATAGAGCTGCTAGAATTAATGTGAAGCTCGTTTCCGAAGTAGGCATTGGTACAGTAGCTGCTGGTGTTGCTAAAGCAAAAGGCGATGTTATTTTAATTTCTGGTCACGATGGTGGTACAGGAGCTTCACCACTAACCTCTTTAAAACATGCAGGTTTGCCGTGGGAGTTGGGGTTGGCGGAAGCACAGCAAACGTTGGTTATGAATAATTTAAGAAACCGTGTGGTTTTGGAGTGTGACGGACAACTAAAAACGGGGCGTGATGTTGCCATCGCCTGTCTATTAGGTGCTGAGGAATTTGGTTTTGCCACAGCGCCATTAGTCGCTTCGGGTTGTATTATGATGCGGGTGTGTCACCTAAATACCTGTCCCGTAGGTATTGCCACCCAAAACCCAGAACTGCGTAAAAAATTCAATGGAAAACCCGAGCATGTGGTTAACTTCATGTATTTCGTAGCACAAGAATTAAGAGAAATAATGGCACAACTTGGATTTAGAACGGTTAATGAAATGGTTGGTCAGGCACAAAAATTAAACCGAAATAAAACGATTGATTTCTATAAGTCTAACGGTTTAGATTTATCTCCAATTTTACATAAAGTTGCCGTTTCAGAAGGCACCAAATTATACAATACGGAAAAGCAGGATCACAATTTAGAAAAAGCCTTAGATTTTAAAATCATCAAACAAGCACATCCCGCTTTATTCCGCAAGGAGAGAACAGTGATTGATGCTAAAATCAATAATATGGATCGTGCATTTGGTGCGATTATTAGTAACGAGATTTCTAAAATTTATGGCGCTCAAGGTTTGCCTGATAATACTTTAAAAATCAACTTCACAGGTTCTGCAGGGCAAAGTTTTGCTGCATTTGCGACAAAAGGTCTGAATCTCGTGATTAATGGGAATGCAAATGATTACTTAGGAAAAGGCTTGTCTGGAGCTAAAGTAGCAGTAAAAGTACCAGATGAAGCTACCATTGTTCCAGAAGATAATGTCATTATCGGGAATGTAGCCTTGTATGGTGCAACGTCTGGAGAGGCGTATATAAACGGAAAGGCGGGTGAGCGGTTTTGTGTAAGAAACTCTGGTGCATTAGCTGTGGTTGAGGGTATTGGAGATCACGGTTGTGAGTACATGACCGGAGGAATTGCGGTCATTTTAGGCGAAGTAGGACGTAATTTTGGAGCAGGAATGAGTGGTGGTGTTGCCTACGTGTACGATACAAAAAATACGTTTGAGAAGCATTGTAATAAGGAGGGATTAAACTTAGATCCAGTTACCGAAACCAAAGATGTTTTAGAATTAAAAGCATTAGTTGAAAACCATTACAATGCAACCTTAAGTTCTCAGGCACAGCGTATTTTAGAAAATTGGGAAAAAGAATTGCCAAAATTCATCAAGGTTTTGCCTGAAGAATACAAGCAAGCCTTAAAGCGATTAGAAGAGGAACAAAATATTAAAGCCTAA
- a CDS encoding glutamate synthase subunit beta, translating to MGKITGFLEIERQVEAYDTVENRLKNYKEFTIPMKEKALKDQGARCMDCGVPFCQSGCPLGNLIPDFNDHVYKGRWKEAAKVLHATNNFPEFTGRLCPAPCEESCVLGINEDPVAIENIEKNIVETAFKEGWIIAKPPKVRTGKKVAVVGSGPSGLAAAQQLNRAGHLVTVFERDAKVGGLLRYGIPDFKLEKEIIARRVRVLVEEGIEFKTDAHVGKNTSVETLKSDFDAIALCGGATVRRGIPIKGAHLKGVVQAMDFLKQNNQRVDGITGFKEDILATDKNVIVIGGGDTGSDCIGTSNRQGAKSVTNFEILSKPSKGRPAHQPWPYWPMRLRTSSSHKEGVERFFSISTKEFLGNKNGDLIGLKTVEVEWIFKKGERPELKEVPGTEKMWDCDLVLLALGFTGSEKTLAEQFGIEMDFRTNIKATEKDYATNVPGIFTAGDMRRGQSLIVWAISEGRQAAHHVDKYLMGHSNLPLKGEGDLPRV from the coding sequence ATGGGAAAGATAACAGGATTTTTAGAAATTGAAAGACAGGTTGAAGCTTATGATACCGTTGAAAACCGACTGAAAAACTACAAGGAATTTACAATTCCAATGAAAGAAAAAGCACTTAAAGATCAAGGTGCAAGATGTATGGATTGTGGTGTTCCGTTTTGCCAAAGCGGCTGTCCGCTCGGCAACCTCATTCCTGATTTTAACGATCATGTTTATAAAGGACGTTGGAAAGAAGCGGCAAAAGTATTGCATGCAACTAATAATTTTCCAGAATTTACTGGACGTTTGTGCCCAGCCCCTTGTGAAGAATCTTGTGTCTTAGGTATTAACGAAGATCCAGTAGCGATAGAGAACATCGAAAAAAACATAGTTGAAACGGCTTTTAAAGAAGGTTGGATTATTGCGAAACCACCAAAAGTAAGAACGGGAAAAAAAGTCGCGGTTGTAGGTTCTGGACCTTCGGGATTAGCGGCGGCACAGCAGTTAAATCGCGCAGGACATTTAGTAACTGTTTTTGAAAGAGATGCTAAAGTTGGTGGATTATTACGCTATGGTATTCCAGATTTTAAACTTGAAAAAGAGATTATAGCGCGAAGAGTAAGGGTCCTGGTAGAAGAGGGAATTGAATTTAAAACCGACGCTCATGTTGGTAAAAATACAAGCGTTGAAACTTTAAAAAGTGACTTTGATGCTATCGCCTTGTGCGGCGGAGCAACGGTTAGAAGAGGTATTCCTATAAAAGGGGCGCATTTAAAAGGCGTAGTACAAGCTATGGATTTTTTAAAGCAAAACAACCAGCGTGTAGATGGCATTACTGGTTTTAAAGAAGACATTTTAGCAACAGACAAAAACGTGATTGTCATTGGTGGGGGAGATACAGGTTCAGATTGTATAGGAACTTCAAATCGTCAAGGCGCAAAATCGGTTACCAATTTCGAGATTTTAAGCAAGCCTTCTAAAGGGCGACCAGCACATCAGCCTTGGCCTTATTGGCCGATGAGGTTAAGAACGAGCTCGTCGCATAAAGAAGGTGTAGAACGTTTTTTTAGTATTTCTACTAAAGAGTTTTTGGGCAATAAAAATGGAGATTTAATAGGCTTAAAAACAGTTGAGGTAGAATGGATTTTTAAAAAAGGAGAACGGCCAGAATTAAAAGAAGTTCCAGGTACAGAAAAAATGTGGGACTGCGATTTAGTGCTTTTAGCACTAGGTTTTACAGGTTCAGAAAAAACCTTAGCTGAACAATTTGGGATCGAAATGGATTTTAGAACCAATATTAAAGCAACCGAAAAAGACTATGCTACAAATGTGCCTGGTATTTTTACTGCTGGAGATATGCGTCGCGGCCAATCCTTAATTGTTTGGGCAATTTCAGAAGGACGTCAAGCAGCACATCATGTCGATAAATATTTAATGGGCCATTCTAATTTACCACTAAAAGGAGAAGGTGACCTGCCGAGAGTGTAG
- the ilvD gene encoding dihydroxy-acid dehydratase, producing the protein MELNKYSKTVTQDPTQPAAQAMLHAIGLTKADFYKPIIGIASTGYEGNPCNMHLNDLAKLTKEGTKNEDIVGLIFNTIGVSDGISMGTPGMRYSLPSRDIIADSMETVVQAMSYDGLITVVGCDKNMPGALIAMIRLNRPSILVYGGTIDSGCHNGKKLDVVSAFEAWGSKVAGTMSENEYQNIVEKACPGAGACGGMYTANTMASAIEALGMTLPFNSSNPALSDAKKKESVKAGEAMRLLLEKDIKPSDVITRKSLENAIRLVTILGGSTNAVLHFLAIARAADIDFTLKDFQKISDTTPFLADLKPSGKYLMEDVHAVGGIPAVLKYLLKKGLIHGDCLTVTGKTIAENLLDVPDLTEGQDVIKPIENPIKISGHLRMLYGNLAEDGSVAKITGKEGLKFSGKAKVFEGEYDANDGIRDGKVEKGDVIVIRYEGPKGGPGMPEMLKPTAAIMGAGLGKEVALITDGRFSGGTHGFVVGHITPEAQEGGAIALVKNGDIITIDAETNSIILEVSEAELKKRKAQWTAPALKFKRGVLYKYAKTVSSASKGCVTDEF; encoded by the coding sequence ATGGAATTAAATAAGTACAGTAAAACAGTTACTCAAGATCCTACGCAACCAGCTGCACAAGCTATGTTACATGCGATTGGATTAACAAAAGCAGATTTTTACAAGCCAATCATAGGTATTGCAAGTACAGGTTACGAAGGAAACCCATGTAATATGCACCTAAATGACTTAGCGAAATTAACTAAAGAGGGCACTAAAAATGAAGATATTGTCGGACTAATTTTTAATACTATTGGCGTAAGCGATGGTATTTCTATGGGGACTCCAGGCATGCGTTACTCATTACCATCTCGTGATATTATTGCAGATTCAATGGAAACAGTAGTTCAGGCCATGAGTTATGATGGTTTAATTACGGTGGTGGGTTGTGATAAAAATATGCCCGGTGCTTTAATCGCAATGATACGTTTAAACCGTCCTTCAATTTTGGTCTATGGCGGGACTATCGATTCTGGCTGTCATAATGGTAAAAAATTAGATGTTGTATCTGCATTTGAAGCTTGGGGAAGTAAAGTTGCTGGCACCATGTCCGAAAATGAATATCAAAACATCGTTGAAAAAGCCTGTCCGGGAGCTGGCGCTTGTGGTGGTATGTATACTGCAAATACAATGGCTTCTGCAATCGAAGCCTTGGGCATGACCTTGCCTTTTAATTCTTCAAATCCAGCACTAAGTGATGCAAAAAAGAAAGAGTCTGTAAAAGCAGGTGAAGCGATGCGATTGCTTCTCGAAAAAGATATTAAACCTTCAGATGTTATTACTCGAAAATCACTAGAAAATGCCATACGGTTGGTGACTATTTTAGGAGGTTCTACCAATGCAGTATTGCATTTTTTAGCAATTGCCAGAGCAGCAGATATCGATTTTACACTCAAAGATTTTCAAAAAATAAGTGATACCACGCCATTTTTAGCCGATTTAAAACCTAGTGGGAAATACCTTATGGAAGATGTGCATGCCGTAGGAGGGATTCCTGCTGTATTAAAATATTTACTAAAGAAAGGATTGATTCATGGCGATTGTTTAACAGTCACAGGGAAGACCATTGCTGAAAATTTATTGGATGTTCCCGATTTAACGGAAGGTCAAGACGTTATCAAACCTATCGAAAATCCAATTAAAATTTCTGGACACCTACGTATGTTATATGGCAACTTGGCGGAAGACGGAAGTGTTGCTAAAATCACAGGAAAAGAAGGTTTAAAATTTTCAGGGAAAGCAAAAGTGTTTGAGGGAGAATATGATGCAAATGATGGCATTAGAGATGGAAAAGTAGAAAAGGGAGATGTTATTGTTATTCGCTACGAAGGTCCAAAAGGAGGTCCTGGCATGCCAGAAATGTTAAAGCCAACGGCAGCTATTATGGGGGCGGGTTTAGGTAAAGAGGTTGCTTTAATAACAGATGGACGGTTTTCTGGTGGGACACATGGGTTTGTTGTTGGGCATATCACACCAGAAGCACAGGAAGGTGGTGCTATTGCTTTAGTTAAAAATGGAGATATCATCACTATTGATGCCGAAACAAATTCTATTATTCTAGAGGTTTCAGAAGCAGAATTAAAGAAAAGAAAAGCGCAATGGACAGCACCAGCGTTAAAATTTAAACGGGGTGTCTTATACAAATATGCTAAAACCGTTTCATCGGCTTCTAAAGGCTGCGTGACCGATGAATTCTAA
- the ilvB gene encoding biosynthetic-type acetolactate synthase large subunit, which yields MNTETVKINSSDTKKTIRITGSEAVVRCLMAEGVDILYGYPGGAIMPVYDELYKFQDHIHHVLVRHEQGATHAAQGYARISGKVGVAMATSGPGATNLITGIADAQIDSTPMVCITGQVASNLLGSDAFQETDIVGISTPVTKWNCQVTKASQIPEAIAKAFYIAKSGRPGPVLVDITKDAQFEEFDFAYEKCKGVRSYIPVPETDPESLIQAAKLINEAKQPLVVWGQGVILAEAEAEFKAVIEKAGIPAAWTILGASAIATSHPLNVGMVGMHGNYAPNMLTNQCDVLIAIGMRFDDRVTGSLNTYAKQAKIIHFEIDPAEVDKNVKTDVAVLGNAKESLAAMLPLLNKNSHADWHQKFKDLLKIEVEKVINDDLYPTKEGLTMGEVLKEINKQSKGQAAIVSDVGQHQMIACRYAEFNQTKSNITSGGLGTMGFALPAAIGAKMAAPDREVVAIIGDGGYQMTIQELGTIFQTKVPVKIVVLNNDFLGMVRQWQQLFFDKRYASTEIQNPDFVAIAKGYAIEAKKVSKREDLADAVKEMMESKAAYFLEVKVEKEANVFPMIPSGASVSDIRLE from the coding sequence ATGAATACAGAAACAGTGAAAATAAATTCTTCAGATACAAAAAAGACAATCCGAATCACTGGTAGTGAGGCAGTCGTAAGATGTTTAATGGCTGAAGGAGTTGATATTCTTTATGGTTATCCAGGAGGCGCAATCATGCCAGTTTATGATGAATTATATAAATTTCAAGATCACATTCATCACGTCTTGGTGCGTCATGAACAAGGAGCAACACACGCCGCACAAGGCTATGCTAGAATTTCTGGCAAAGTTGGCGTGGCCATGGCGACTTCTGGTCCTGGAGCAACCAATTTAATTACAGGCATTGCAGATGCGCAAATTGATTCTACACCAATGGTTTGCATTACAGGTCAAGTGGCCTCAAATTTATTAGGAAGTGATGCCTTTCAGGAAACAGATATCGTAGGTATTTCTACACCAGTAACGAAGTGGAATTGCCAGGTAACTAAAGCCTCTCAAATTCCTGAAGCTATTGCAAAAGCCTTTTATATTGCTAAAAGTGGAAGACCAGGCCCGGTATTAGTAGATATTACTAAAGATGCTCAGTTTGAGGAATTTGATTTTGCTTATGAAAAATGCAAAGGCGTACGCAGTTATATTCCAGTGCCTGAAACAGATCCAGAATCATTAATACAAGCGGCAAAATTAATTAACGAAGCCAAACAACCATTAGTTGTTTGGGGACAAGGCGTGATTTTAGCTGAAGCTGAAGCCGAATTTAAAGCGGTGATAGAAAAAGCAGGGATACCCGCTGCATGGACCATTTTAGGTGCTTCGGCCATTGCGACTAGCCATCCCTTAAATGTGGGTATGGTAGGAATGCACGGTAATTATGCACCAAATATGTTAACGAATCAATGTGATGTTTTAATAGCAATAGGCATGCGTTTTGACGATCGTGTTACGGGAAGTTTAAACACCTATGCTAAGCAAGCAAAAATTATACATTTTGAAATTGATCCGGCAGAGGTCGACAAAAATGTAAAAACGGATGTGGCTGTTTTAGGAAATGCTAAAGAAAGTTTAGCAGCTATGCTTCCTTTATTAAATAAAAATTCACACGCCGATTGGCATCAAAAATTCAAAGATTTATTAAAAATTGAAGTAGAGAAAGTCATTAACGATGACTTGTACCCAACCAAGGAAGGCTTGACTATGGGAGAGGTTTTAAAAGAAATAAACAAACAGAGTAAGGGACAAGCAGCCATAGTGAGTGATGTGGGGCAACATCAAATGATTGCATGCCGTTATGCAGAGTTTAATCAAACCAAAAGCAACATTACTTCTGGTGGTTTAGGGACTATGGGTTTTGCTTTACCAGCGGCAATTGGTGCAAAAATGGCAGCTCCAGACCGAGAGGTTGTCGCTATTATTGGTGATGGAGGTTACCAGATGACCATTCAGGAATTGGGAACTATTTTTCAGACTAAAGTACCCGTTAAAATTGTGGTTTTAAACAATGATTTCTTAGGCATGGTGCGCCAATGGCAACAGCTTTTTTTTGATAAACGCTATGCATCTACTGAAATCCAAAATCCAGATTTTGTAGCCATTGCAAAGGGTTATGCTATTGAAGCAAAAAAAGTATCTAAAAGAGAAGATTTGGCGGATGCTGTTAAGGAAATGATGGAATCGAAAGCGGCGTATTTCTTAGAGGTTAAAGTAGAAAAAGAAGCTAATGTATTCCCTATGATTCCTTCGGGAGCAAGTGTTTCAGATATTAGGTTAGAATAA
- the ilvN gene encoding acetolactate synthase small subunit — MSQEEQQYTISVYTENNIGLLNRISAIFQRRHINIESINSSVSEIEGVSRFTIVVNLSEEHMKKIIGQIEKQVEVIKAYYHTDEETIYQESCIFKIKSELLFNEPQIQNIIKDSNARIVTVNKNFFVLEKSGRREEIELLYRELKPFGILQFTRSGRISVTKEPMEISKMLEAFNY; from the coding sequence ATGAGTCAGGAAGAACAACAATATACCATTTCAGTGTATACAGAAAATAATATCGGATTACTCAATCGTATTTCGGCTATTTTTCAGCGTAGACATATTAATATAGAGAGTATTAATTCTTCGGTTTCAGAAATAGAAGGGGTGTCAAGATTTACTATCGTTGTCAATCTTTCCGAAGAACACATGAAAAAAATCATTGGGCAGATAGAAAAGCAAGTGGAGGTTATAAAAGCCTACTATCATACCGATGAAGAAACCATTTATCAGGAATCTTGCATATTTAAAATTAAATCTGAACTACTATTCAACGAGCCTCAGATTCAAAATATAATTAAAGACAGCAATGCAAGAATAGTTACAGTAAACAAAAATTTTTTCGTGCTTGAAAAGTCAGGAAGACGAGAAGAAATTGAATTGTTATATAGAGAATTAAAACCTTTTGGAATCCTTCAGTTTACAAGATCTGGGCGTATTTCAGTTACAAAGGAACCCATGGAAATTTCAAAAATGCTGGAAGCATTTAACTACTAA